Proteins from a genomic interval of bacterium:
- a CDS encoding CopG family transcriptional regulator, whose amino-acid sequence MKYTDEPLGKVQVVPDFLPSPAELAFREEGVKVTLALSKKSIEFFKSEASKHNTQYQRMIRRLLDAYVDGQAPTRQSTRTLRDKAAQRR is encoded by the coding sequence ATTAAATACACCGATGAACCCCTTGGCAAAGTCCAGGTGGTTCCCGACTTCCTCCCCTCGCCGGCAGAACTGGCATTTCGTGAAGAGGGCGTGAAAGTAACTCTGGCTCTGAGCAAGAAGAGCATTGAATTCTTCAAGTCGGAGGCTTCAAAGCATAACACTCAGTACCAACGCATGATTCGCCGGCTTCTCGACGCTTACGTGGATGGCCAAGCCCCAACCCGGCAGTCTACACGGACGCTGCGCGATAAGGCCGCGCAGCGCCGGTGA